The following are encoded in a window of Kitasatospora fiedleri genomic DNA:
- a CDS encoding discoidin domain-containing protein produces the protein MATDGSPGTRWSSAAADPQWLRVDLGSTRQVSG, from the coding sequence CTGGCCACCGACGGCAGTCCCGGGACGCGCTGGTCCAGCGCGGCGGCGGACCCGCAGTGGCTCCGGGTCGACCTGGGCTCCACGCGCCAGGTCTCCGGGTGA
- a CDS encoding GNAT family N-acetyltransferase translates to MTPHPVRPVRPAVPEDAEELLRLRVDVLTGQAATDAWRATFLADLQARLGTDPHLLAYVADSGDGGDGTLAACAIGVVYRGYNGPSYPDGRWGGSTPSSPIRATGAGGWRRPSPGPWSARSRNGAAPRSS, encoded by the coding sequence ATGACACCGCACCCCGTCCGTCCCGTCCGCCCCGCCGTGCCCGAGGACGCCGAGGAACTGCTGCGCCTGCGCGTCGACGTCCTGACCGGGCAGGCGGCCACCGACGCCTGGCGCGCCACCTTCCTGGCCGACCTGCAGGCCCGCCTCGGCACCGACCCGCACCTGCTCGCCTACGTGGCCGACAGTGGGGACGGCGGGGACGGCACGCTGGCGGCGTGCGCGATCGGCGTCGTCTACCGGGGCTACAACGGTCCCTCCTACCCCGACGGCCGGTGGGGCGGGTCCACACCGTCGTCACCGATCCGCGCCACCGGCGCCGGGGGCTGGCGGAGGCCGTCACCCGGGCCCTGGTCGGCGCGCTCCAGGAACGGGGCTGCTCCTCGGTCGAGTTGA
- a CDS encoding ATP-binding cassette domain-containing protein gives MAWLQHLRASQLIAQLLTQTYTAAEIRVHGVGTFLLHHFERMAAASDAEQARLAAAGARTKVAAAAASGLAFAATFGLLGLLVSTGHLALAAAGTAVVAVRTGAANVGGLLGSVNQLFEEALYVGDLQTLTTEADTRAIPTGGADLPERPAAIHVEDVSFTYPGRTAPSLDGVSLVVPTGRIVALVGDNGAGKSTLARLLCGLYQPDRGTIRWDGVDTATADRAQQFASTVLLPQDFFRWPLTLRAIVTTGRPGHHDDAQVLGAAAEFAGMADLLRQQDRGWDTLAAKGFEGGVDFSGGQWQRIGTARTHLRATTTGTDGRRPFLVVADEPTSALDPAAEVRAFDRLRRLADQGLTVLLITHRLAASASADLIHVLKDGRLVEQGTHEELMAADGADPDGDRPGAGSYRTAYLLQAQQYATRLPGPRPTAEPAEPAEPAERSDR, from the coding sequence ATGGCCTGGCTCCAGCACCTGCGGGCCTCCCAGCTCATCGCCCAACTCCTCACCCAGACGTACACGGCCGCCGAGATCCGGGTGCACGGCGTCGGCACCTTCCTGCTGCACCACTTCGAACGGATGGCCGCGGCCTCGGACGCGGAGCAGGCCCGCCTGGCCGCGGCCGGCGCCCGCACCAAGGTCGCCGCCGCGGCCGCCTCCGGCCTCGCCTTCGCCGCCACCTTCGGCCTGCTGGGCCTGCTGGTCTCCACCGGGCACCTGGCGCTCGCCGCCGCCGGCACCGCCGTCGTCGCGGTGCGCACCGGCGCCGCGAACGTCGGCGGCCTGCTCGGCAGCGTCAACCAGCTGTTCGAGGAGGCCCTCTACGTCGGCGACCTGCAGACGCTCACCACCGAGGCCGACACCCGGGCCATCCCCACCGGCGGCGCCGACCTGCCCGAGCGCCCCGCCGCGATCCACGTCGAGGACGTGTCGTTCACCTACCCCGGCCGCACCGCGCCGTCGCTGGACGGGGTCAGCCTGGTGGTGCCGACGGGCCGGATCGTGGCCCTGGTCGGGGACAACGGCGCCGGCAAGTCCACCCTGGCCAGGCTCCTGTGCGGGCTGTACCAGCCGGACCGCGGCACCATCCGCTGGGACGGCGTCGACACCGCGACCGCCGACCGCGCGCAGCAGTTCGCCTCCACCGTGCTGCTCCCGCAGGACTTCTTCCGCTGGCCCCTCACCCTGCGGGCGATCGTCACCACCGGCCGCCCCGGCCACCACGACGACGCGCAAGTCCTCGGCGCGGCAGCCGAGTTCGCCGGGATGGCGGACCTGCTCCGGCAGCAGGACCGGGGCTGGGACACCCTGGCGGCCAAGGGCTTCGAAGGCGGGGTCGACTTCTCCGGCGGCCAGTGGCAGCGGATCGGCACCGCCCGCACCCACCTGCGCGCCACCACCACCGGCACCGACGGCCGCCGCCCGTTCCTGGTCGTCGCCGACGAGCCGACCAGCGCGCTCGACCCGGCCGCGGAGGTGCGGGCCTTCGACCGCCTGCGCCGCCTCGCCGACCAGGGGCTGACCGTCCTGCTGATCACCCACCGCCTGGCGGCCTCCGCCTCCGCCGACCTCATCCACGTCCTGAAGGACGGCCGCCTGGTCGAACAGGGCACGCACGAGGAACTCATGGCCGCCGACGGAGCCGACCCCGACGGGGACCGGCCCGGCGCGGGCAGCTACCGCACCGCCTACCTCCTCCAGGCCCAGCAGTACGCCACCCGGCTCCCCGGGCCGCGCCCCACCGCCGAACCGGCCGAACCGGCCGAACCGGCCGAGCGGAGCGACCGGTGA
- a CDS encoding AAA family ATPase: MRSDHRPWDVLLIGGASGVGKSRAAARLADSCGAFTVELDDVVAALQAATTPATHPALHHFAGFRDPERELGAERVLERQIATAQAVDEAVLGVVRNRLSVPVPAVVEGDYLTPAAAVRAAAEAAEQGRRLHAVFLHEGDPARIGANYAHREPECGPQPARAAISARYSHWLAAQARAHGLPVVDCRPYDTLPQRLAAALA; encoded by the coding sequence ATGCGCAGTGATCACCGCCCCTGGGACGTTCTGCTGATCGGTGGTGCCTCCGGTGTCGGCAAGAGCCGGGCCGCCGCCCGACTCGCGGACTCGTGCGGGGCGTTCACGGTGGAGTTGGACGACGTCGTCGCGGCGCTCCAGGCGGCCACGACCCCGGCCACCCACCCCGCGCTGCACCACTTCGCGGGCTTCCGCGACCCGGAGCGGGAGTTGGGCGCCGAGCGGGTGCTGGAGCGGCAGATTGCCACCGCGCAGGCCGTGGACGAGGCGGTGCTCGGCGTCGTGCGCAACCGGCTGAGCGTGCCGGTGCCGGCCGTCGTCGAGGGCGACTACCTCACCCCCGCCGCCGCCGTCCGGGCCGCCGCCGAGGCCGCCGAGCAGGGCAGGCGCCTGCACGCGGTCTTCCTGCACGAGGGCGACCCGGCGCGGATCGGCGCAAACTACGCCCACCGCGAGCCGGAGTGCGGCCCCCAGCCCGCCCGGGCCGCGATCAGCGCCCGCTACTCCCACTGGCTCGCCGCCCAGGCCCGCGCCCACGGCCTCCCGGTGGTCGACTGCCGCCCCTACGACACCCTCCCGCAGCGCCTGGCCGCCGCCCTGGCCTGA
- a CDS encoding phosphorothioated DNA-binding restriction endonuclease — protein MDWLERVAKLRRWTSNGVRAPHKPLLLLYALGSYQRDADGELRYSAVESELKRLLEEYGPSRATTPAYPFHHLVSDGVWEVGTDRGPGSPGSGVGVLRSSGATGRLAPELRAALRRDPALLGRLARVLLDFHFPPSLHTELCEAVGLDLDLADTEGVTGGVPGGRERAARRQRDRRMRELVLTAYEFQCAFCGYDGMLGASAVGLEAAHVRWWSFDGPDEVDNGLCLCSLHHKLFDKGVLGLGEGHRVLVSRHFVGRGEASRQQVLALTGRPVIGPQPGVPPVADRHRAWHAAQVFHGEPREPANPLPTG, from the coding sequence ATGGACTGGCTGGAGCGGGTGGCGAAGCTGAGACGGTGGACGAGCAACGGCGTCCGGGCGCCGCACAAACCGCTGCTGCTGCTGTACGCGCTGGGGAGCTACCAGCGCGACGCCGACGGCGAACTGCGGTACAGCGCGGTCGAGTCGGAGCTGAAGCGGCTGCTGGAGGAGTACGGGCCGTCCCGTGCGACCACCCCCGCCTACCCGTTCCACCACCTGGTCAGCGACGGGGTGTGGGAGGTCGGGACCGACCGGGGGCCCGGGAGCCCCGGGAGCGGGGTGGGGGTGCTGCGCTCCAGCGGCGCGACCGGGCGGCTCGCGCCGGAGTTGCGGGCGGCGCTGCGCAGGGACCCGGCGCTGCTGGGGCGGCTGGCCCGGGTGCTGCTGGACTTCCACTTCCCGCCGTCGCTGCACACCGAACTGTGCGAGGCGGTCGGGCTCGACCTGGACCTGGCCGACACCGAGGGGGTGACGGGCGGTGTTCCGGGCGGGCGGGAGCGGGCGGCGCGGCGGCAGCGGGACCGGCGGATGCGCGAACTCGTGCTGACCGCCTACGAGTTCCAGTGCGCGTTCTGCGGCTACGACGGGATGCTGGGCGCGAGCGCAGTCGGGCTGGAGGCGGCGCACGTGCGGTGGTGGTCCTTCGACGGGCCGGACGAGGTCGACAACGGCCTGTGCCTGTGCTCGCTGCACCACAAGCTCTTCGACAAGGGCGTGCTGGGGCTGGGGGAGGGGCACCGCGTCCTGGTCTCCCGGCACTTCGTCGGGCGCGGCGAGGCCAGCCGGCAGCAGGTGCTCGCCCTGACCGGCCGCCCGGTCATCGGCCCGCAGCCGGGCGTCCCCCCGGTCGCGGACCGGCACCGCGCGTGGCACGCCGCCCAGGTCTTCCACGGCGAGCCCCGGGAACCCGCGAACCCGCTGCCCACCGGCTGA
- a CDS encoding tetratricopeptide repeat protein, which produces MIDPLSVTAVTGVLGAVGSAMAGEAGKWAWEAVGNLAQRVTGRQVAAPVGAEECEELARRLVEGARHDPERARALAAWMSGLADGAQGPTGAVPRLLPASTRYFTDRRGPLAALDKEAGRKADGRPRQVLLHGPDGIGTSAVAIHWGGREAHRFPDGQLYADLRAAGPGGVVDPATVLRRFLRRLGVPAEQLPAGLERRAERFAELLAGRRLLVVLDHAHSAAQVRPLLTAAPGVLTVVTARRPLAGLDALNVAVGPLAEKDARRLLTDLAGKHAVTAAKAALPGVLERCAGSPFALRAAASSGLGDIAQRALAGQTFTDPVEAATADRYARLTPNAALAYRRCALRHWPAIDLRAAAATTGLSEADAAEALDELAAAGLLETALDGRHRYRPAVRRHAEAAAVREDGLAACATAVHRAVEHYLRLAVGADHAALPQRWHLGPLYAEIGPGGYPDEAAALAVLGAELPNLVEAVAAAEEFAEPGTVCQLVEALWALQLKAGRHDELLPALRAGARAAGLPGTEARTAARMHVQLALALTELQEYGEAEQQLVLATDAEEKDGHLRGQATAVETLGLLRLRQWRYAEALECFDRAAGLLAGIGDGDSGQADLPRARALLDRHRGRALRGLGRFEPAGAAIAAAVAFFRGTGEAYNLARALTDLAQTLIEQRRGPDALPLLDEAAVLLERGGATFHLMPVGVLRELCVNEPE; this is translated from the coding sequence ATGATCGATCCGCTGTCGGTCACGGCGGTCACGGGGGTGCTGGGCGCGGTCGGCTCGGCGATGGCGGGGGAGGCCGGGAAGTGGGCCTGGGAGGCGGTCGGGAACCTCGCGCAGCGGGTGACCGGGCGGCAGGTCGCGGCCCCGGTCGGCGCGGAGGAGTGCGAGGAACTGGCCCGGCGGCTGGTGGAGGGGGCGCGCCACGACCCGGAGCGGGCCAGGGCGCTGGCCGCCTGGATGAGCGGCCTGGCCGACGGTGCCCAGGGCCCGACCGGGGCGGTGCCGCGGCTGCTGCCCGCCTCCACCCGGTACTTCACCGACCGCAGGGGGCCGCTCGCCGCCCTCGACAAGGAGGCCGGGCGCAAGGCCGACGGCCGCCCCCGGCAGGTGCTGCTGCACGGCCCGGACGGCATCGGCACCAGCGCGGTGGCGATCCACTGGGGCGGCCGCGAGGCGCACCGCTTCCCCGACGGGCAGCTGTACGCCGACCTGCGCGCCGCCGGGCCGGGCGGCGTGGTGGACCCGGCGACGGTGCTGCGGCGCTTCCTGCGGCGGCTCGGCGTTCCCGCCGAGCAGCTGCCGGCCGGCCTCGAACGGCGGGCCGAGCGGTTCGCCGAACTGCTGGCCGGCCGCCGCCTGCTGGTCGTCCTCGACCATGCCCACTCCGCCGCCCAGGTGCGGCCGCTGCTCACCGCCGCCCCCGGCGTGCTCACCGTGGTCACCGCCCGCCGCCCGCTGGCCGGGCTGGACGCGCTCAACGTCGCCGTCGGCCCGCTCGCCGAGAAGGACGCCCGCCGCCTGCTCACCGACCTCGCGGGCAAGCACGCCGTCACCGCCGCCAAGGCCGCCCTGCCCGGCGTCCTGGAGCGCTGCGCCGGCTCGCCGTTCGCGCTGCGCGCCGCCGCCTCCTCCGGGCTGGGCGACATCGCGCAGCGGGCGCTCGCCGGGCAGACCTTCACCGACCCGGTGGAGGCCGCGACCGCCGACCGGTACGCCCGCCTCACCCCGAACGCCGCGCTGGCGTACCGGCGTTGCGCACTGCGGCACTGGCCCGCGATCGACCTGCGGGCCGCCGCGGCCACCACCGGCCTGAGCGAGGCGGACGCGGCCGAGGCGCTCGACGAACTCGCCGCCGCCGGGCTGCTGGAGACCGCGCTCGACGGCCGGCACCGCTACCGCCCGGCGGTGCGCCGCCACGCCGAGGCCGCCGCCGTGCGGGAGGACGGGCTCGCGGCGTGCGCCACCGCCGTGCACCGCGCCGTCGAGCACTACCTGCGCCTGGCCGTCGGCGCCGACCACGCCGCCCTGCCGCAGCGCTGGCACCTCGGACCGCTGTACGCCGAGATCGGCCCCGGCGGCTACCCGGACGAGGCCGCGGCGCTGGCCGTGCTCGGCGCCGAACTCCCCAACCTGGTCGAGGCGGTGGCCGCCGCCGAGGAGTTCGCCGAGCCCGGGACGGTGTGCCAACTGGTCGAGGCGCTGTGGGCGCTCCAACTGAAGGCGGGGCGGCACGACGAACTGCTGCCCGCGCTGCGGGCCGGGGCCCGGGCCGCCGGCCTGCCGGGCACCGAGGCCCGGACGGCGGCCCGGATGCATGTCCAACTCGCCCTGGCCCTCACCGAGTTGCAGGAGTACGGCGAGGCCGAGCAGCAACTCGTGCTGGCCACCGACGCCGAGGAGAAGGACGGCCACCTGCGAGGGCAGGCCACCGCCGTGGAGACGCTCGGACTGCTGCGGCTGCGCCAGTGGCGGTACGCCGAGGCACTGGAGTGCTTCGACCGGGCCGCCGGACTGCTCGCGGGGATCGGCGACGGCGACAGCGGACAGGCGGACCTGCCCCGGGCCCGCGCCCTACTGGACCGGCACCGGGGCCGGGCGCTGCGCGGACTGGGCCGGTTCGAGCCGGCCGGGGCGGCGATCGCGGCGGCGGTGGCGTTCTTCCGCGGCACCGGCGAGGCGTACAACCTCGCCCGGGCGCTGACCGACCTGGCGCAGACCCTGATCGAGCAGCGGCGCGGACCGGACGCGCTGCCGCTGCTCGACGAGGCCGCCGTGCTGCTGGAGCGCGGCGGTGCGACCTTCCACCTGATGCCGGTCGGGGTGCTGCGCGAGCTGTGCGTCAACGAGCCGGAGTGA
- a CDS encoding MFS transporter yields the protein MSSPTAAATAPLDPRRWKALVFICLAQLMVVLDGTIVNIALPSAQRALHFSDGNRQWVVTAYALAFGGLLLLGGRIADKWGRRRAFLTGLVGFALASALGGAAVNTGMLLGARALQGVFGALLAPAALSLLTVMFTEGKERAKAFGIYGAISGGGAAVGLLLGGVLTEYANWRWTLLVNVLIAAIAITGTLMEVREPAGSHNQARLDLPGALLASGGLASLVWAFSRAESDGWGSATTVTLFVAAAVLLTLLVVVQQRVKAPLLPLRVVLDRNRGGAYLSLGMAVVGMFGLFLFLTYYLQVVLDYSPVISGVAFLPMVAGMMTGSTQIGARLMTRVAPRFLMGPGFLLASGALVILAQIKVDSSYAAVLLPGLFLMGLGMGTAFMPAMSLATRGVKPQDAGVASAMVNTSQQIGGAIGTALLSTLATSATADYAADHAREATTPTAGHLLQLQAMVHGFSTAIWWAAGILALASVTAFTLINTGHQGKDGRQGSSDEEPVLTVVH from the coding sequence ATGTCCTCCCCGACGGCCGCCGCGACGGCCCCCCTCGATCCACGGCGCTGGAAGGCGCTGGTGTTCATCTGCCTGGCCCAGCTGATGGTGGTGCTCGACGGCACCATCGTGAACATCGCCCTGCCCTCGGCGCAGCGCGCCCTGCACTTCTCCGACGGGAACCGCCAGTGGGTCGTCACCGCGTACGCGCTGGCGTTCGGCGGGCTGCTGCTCCTGGGCGGCCGGATCGCGGACAAGTGGGGCCGCCGGCGGGCCTTCCTGACCGGGCTGGTCGGCTTCGCCCTGGCGTCCGCGCTGGGCGGGGCCGCGGTCAACACCGGCATGCTGCTGGGCGCCCGCGCGCTGCAGGGCGTGTTCGGCGCGCTGCTGGCGCCCGCCGCGCTGTCCCTGCTCACGGTGATGTTCACCGAGGGCAAGGAGCGGGCCAAGGCGTTCGGCATCTACGGCGCCATCTCGGGCGGCGGCGCGGCCGTGGGCCTGCTGCTGGGCGGCGTGCTGACCGAGTACGCGAACTGGCGCTGGACGCTGCTGGTCAACGTCCTCATCGCCGCGATAGCGATCACCGGCACCCTGATGGAGGTCCGCGAGCCGGCCGGCAGCCACAACCAGGCCCGGCTGGACCTGCCGGGCGCGCTGCTCGCCTCCGGCGGCCTGGCCTCGCTGGTGTGGGCGTTCAGCCGCGCCGAGAGCGACGGCTGGGGGTCGGCGACGACGGTCACCCTGTTCGTCGCGGCGGCCGTCCTGCTGACCCTGCTGGTCGTCGTCCAGCAGCGGGTGAAGGCGCCGCTGCTGCCGCTGCGGGTGGTGCTCGACCGCAACCGGGGCGGTGCCTACCTCTCGCTGGGCATGGCCGTGGTGGGCATGTTCGGGCTGTTCCTGTTCCTGACGTACTACCTCCAGGTGGTGCTGGACTACAGCCCGGTGATCTCCGGCGTCGCCTTCCTGCCGATGGTGGCCGGCATGATGACCGGCTCCACCCAGATCGGCGCCCGCCTGATGACCAGGGTCGCCCCCCGCTTCCTGATGGGCCCCGGCTTCCTGCTCGCCTCCGGCGCGCTGGTGATCCTCGCCCAGATCAAGGTCGACAGCTCGTACGCGGCCGTGCTGCTGCCGGGGCTGTTCCTGATGGGCCTGGGCATGGGCACCGCGTTCATGCCCGCCATGAGCCTGGCCACCCGCGGCGTCAAGCCGCAGGACGCGGGCGTGGCCTCCGCCATGGTCAACACCTCGCAGCAGATCGGCGGCGCGATCGGCACCGCCCTGCTGTCCACCCTCGCCACCAGCGCCACCGCGGACTACGCCGCCGACCACGCCCGCGAGGCGACGACGCCCACCGCCGGGCACCTGCTCCAGCTCCAGGCCATGGTCCACGGCTTCTCCACCGCCATCTGGTGGGCGGCCGGCATCCTCGCCCTGGCCTCGGTCACCGCGTTCACCCTGATCAACACCGGTCACCAGGGCAAGGACGGCCGGCAGGGCAGCTCCGACGAGGAACCGGTGCTGACCGTCGTCCACTGA
- a CDS encoding TetR/AcrR family transcriptional regulator translates to MGLPVDPGTDGAAAQRADHRGGRPRDPSRDDELCRAALELLAEIGYERLSIDAVAARAHAGKGAVYRRWSGKAELVVDAIERLKGPLAEPDTGSLLGDLEEIARAFAETGSVFETRVMVGLISAVLQDEVLREVFRRHFEKSRRQVFETVFRRAVERGEVPPERDLELLAGLLPALILQRVLLYGTPPDHAFARRVIHEVILPLATAPAPSPASSPTRCDR, encoded by the coding sequence GTGGGCCTTCCCGTGGACCCCGGCACCGACGGCGCCGCGGCGCAGCGAGCGGACCACCGCGGCGGGCGTCCCAGGGACCCGTCCCGGGACGACGAGCTGTGCCGGGCCGCGCTGGAACTGCTGGCCGAGATCGGCTACGAACGCCTGTCGATCGACGCGGTGGCGGCCCGCGCGCACGCCGGCAAGGGCGCGGTGTACCGGCGCTGGTCCGGCAAGGCGGAGCTGGTCGTCGACGCCATCGAGCGCCTCAAGGGCCCGCTGGCGGAACCGGACACCGGCTCGCTGCTCGGGGACCTGGAGGAGATCGCCCGCGCGTTCGCCGAGACCGGCAGCGTCTTCGAGACCCGGGTGATGGTCGGGCTGATCTCCGCCGTGCTGCAGGACGAGGTCCTGCGCGAGGTGTTCCGGCGGCACTTCGAGAAGTCCCGCCGCCAGGTGTTCGAAACCGTCTTCCGGCGGGCGGTCGAGCGGGGGGAGGTCCCCCCGGAGCGCGACCTCGAACTCCTGGCCGGCCTGCTCCCGGCCCTGATCCTCCAGCGGGTGCTCCTGTACGGCACGCCACCGGACCACGCCTTCGCCCGGCGGGTGATCCACGAGGTGATCCTGCCCCTGGCCACCGCCCCGGCCCCCTCCCCCGCCTCCTCCCCGACCCGATGCGACAGGTGA
- a CDS encoding aldo/keto reductase, whose amino-acid sequence MTSAPVHALNDGTKLPGVGLGTYPLDDEAAERAVAGALETGYRLIDTAVNYGNETGVGRGLARSGVPRPDVVVTTKLPGRHHGYRETLASFEESRRRLGLEYVDLYLIHWPLPRVDRYVDSWRAMIKLRDDGLVRSIGVSNFTAEHLERLHRETGVLPSVNQVELHPLLPQDELRAFHAKLGIRTESWSPLGRGSTLLDDPAVGAVARAHGVTPAQAVLRWHTQLDATPIPKSADPGRQRANLDLFGFELTAEEMARIADRPHERLGGDPDSHEEF is encoded by the coding sequence GTGACCAGTGCCCCCGTGCACGCGCTGAACGACGGTACGAAGCTTCCCGGGGTGGGTCTGGGCACCTACCCGCTGGACGACGAGGCGGCCGAGCGGGCCGTCGCCGGCGCGCTGGAGACCGGCTACCGGCTGATCGACACCGCCGTGAACTACGGCAACGAGACCGGTGTGGGGCGCGGCCTGGCCCGCTCCGGCGTGCCCCGGCCGGACGTGGTGGTGACGACCAAGCTGCCCGGGCGTCACCACGGCTACCGGGAGACGCTGGCGTCGTTCGAGGAGTCCCGGCGCCGGCTCGGCCTGGAGTACGTGGACCTCTACCTCATCCACTGGCCGCTGCCCCGGGTGGACAGGTACGTGGACTCCTGGCGGGCGATGATCAAGCTCCGGGACGACGGCCTGGTCCGCTCGATCGGCGTCTCCAACTTCACCGCCGAGCACCTGGAGCGCCTGCACCGGGAGACCGGCGTCCTGCCGTCGGTCAACCAGGTCGAACTGCACCCGCTGCTGCCGCAGGACGAACTGCGGGCCTTCCACGCGAAGTTGGGCATCCGCACCGAGAGCTGGAGCCCGCTCGGCCGCGGCTCGACGCTGCTCGACGACCCCGCCGTCGGCGCGGTGGCCCGGGCGCACGGCGTGACCCCCGCGCAGGCCGTGCTGCGCTGGCACACCCAGCTCGACGCCACCCCGATCCCCAAGTCCGCGGACCCCGGACGCCAGCGCGCGAACCTGGACCTCTTCGGCTTCGAGCTGACCGCCGAGGAGATGGCCCGGATCGCCGACCGGCCGCACGAGCGGCTGGGCGGCGACCCCGACTCCCACGAGGAGTTCTGA
- a CDS encoding choice-of-anchor M domain-containing protein, with amino-acid sequence MKGPKSLAVHLTSVTALAVAALLTGAPAAPAAPAADTPAPPSSTARPALADTEEPVRTERTVIDSGHVDAVSPRIADGAFRSLLLDDRDARAPVWRTPESVILHLTEAGALHLTADTTGYEFLGAPGDTVYCVPQTQDPAVIWTGWSTQSFAPGDVNGDLTLTLDAVDGPGKVVLWEWSPFGEPETVLDSRAGLPAHYPVPSNTHQHANWAFTAPGVYRLTFTWSADLNGRGPVSDSSVYTFAVGDLDTSTVPLPGDLPSPSPSPSVSASPSSSPSPSPSPSPSAGVSASPSPSPSPTASASASASTTPDPSPASPRPSVSAATRAPAPVSIPGPATATTATAGQLASTGFPLTPVLGTAGLLLAAGAALLTVRHRTRRPD; translated from the coding sequence GTGAAGGGCCCCAAGTCCCTTGCCGTCCACCTGACTTCCGTCACCGCCCTGGCCGTCGCGGCCCTCCTCACCGGCGCCCCCGCCGCCCCCGCCGCCCCCGCCGCCGACACCCCGGCACCGCCGTCCAGCACCGCCCGGCCGGCCCTCGCCGACACCGAGGAGCCCGTCCGCACCGAACGGACCGTCATCGACTCCGGCCACGTGGACGCCGTGTCACCCCGGATCGCCGACGGCGCGTTCCGGAGCCTGCTGCTCGACGACCGCGACGCCCGCGCCCCCGTCTGGCGCACCCCCGAGTCCGTGATCCTGCACCTCACCGAAGCCGGCGCGCTCCATCTCACCGCCGACACCACGGGGTACGAGTTCCTGGGCGCGCCCGGCGACACCGTCTACTGCGTCCCGCAGACCCAGGACCCCGCCGTCATCTGGACCGGCTGGAGCACCCAGTCCTTCGCCCCCGGCGACGTGAACGGCGACCTGACGCTCACCCTGGACGCGGTGGACGGGCCCGGAAAAGTCGTGCTCTGGGAGTGGTCCCCGTTCGGCGAACCCGAGACGGTCCTCGACAGCCGGGCCGGCCTCCCCGCCCACTACCCCGTCCCCAGCAACACCCACCAGCACGCGAACTGGGCCTTCACCGCGCCCGGCGTCTACCGACTCACCTTCACCTGGAGCGCCGACCTGAACGGCCGCGGCCCGGTCAGCGACAGCTCCGTCTACACCTTCGCCGTCGGCGACCTCGACACCTCCACCGTCCCGCTGCCCGGTGACCTGCCGAGCCCCTCGCCCTCGCCCTCGGTGTCGGCGTCACCGTCCTCCTCGCCGTCACCGTCGCCGTCGCCGTCGCCCTCCGCAGGCGTGAGCGCGAGCCCCAGCCCCAGCCCCAGCCCCACGGCAAGCGCGAGCGCGAGCGCGAGTACGACTCCGGACCCGAGCCCGGCCTCGCCCCGGCCCTCCGTCTCCGCCGCCACCCGGGCCCCGGCCCCGGTGAGCATCCCCGGACCGGCCACCGCCACCACCGCCACCGCCGGACAGCTGGCCTCCACCGGTTTCCCGCTGACCCCCGTCCTCGGCACGGCCGGACTCCTGCTCGCCGCAGGAGCAGCACTTCTGACGGTTCGCCACCGCACCCGCCGCCCGGACTGA
- a CDS encoding choice-of-anchor M domain-containing protein, protein MRHPVRRPARRPGHRPAPRPARLLVAAGALIATLAAADPASATCVTVLDHGHVDVVGLGYENGHLEIGVHDESGTEEVEYTPEEVILKALPAAGTTVPAGSAYAFLGAAGTPVWLLPEVQNPGLLWAGFGAEELSTGDFSNDAVNVRFLSVQGPGKVAVYTDDVFGAPETVLVDSGDGLPDTVTLHAGDHTHANWAFSKPGTYTLRVKTDARLATTGKTVSSRTVTYTFQIKN, encoded by the coding sequence GTGCGCCATCCCGTGCGCCGCCCCGCCCGCCGTCCGGGCCACCGTCCCGCCCCTCGCCCCGCCCGCCTGCTCGTCGCCGCCGGCGCCCTGATCGCCACCCTGGCCGCCGCCGACCCCGCCTCCGCCACCTGCGTGACCGTGCTCGACCACGGCCACGTGGACGTGGTCGGCCTCGGCTACGAGAACGGCCACCTGGAGATCGGCGTCCACGACGAGAGCGGCACCGAAGAGGTCGAGTACACCCCCGAAGAGGTCATCCTGAAGGCCCTGCCCGCCGCCGGGACGACCGTGCCGGCCGGCTCCGCGTACGCCTTCCTCGGCGCCGCCGGCACGCCCGTGTGGCTCCTGCCCGAGGTGCAGAACCCGGGTCTGCTCTGGGCCGGGTTCGGCGCGGAGGAGCTGTCCACCGGCGATTTCAGCAACGACGCCGTCAACGTGCGATTCCTGTCCGTCCAGGGCCCCGGCAAGGTCGCCGTCTACACCGACGACGTGTTCGGCGCGCCCGAGACCGTGCTCGTCGACAGCGGCGACGGCCTGCCCGACACCGTCACCCTGCACGCGGGCGACCACACCCACGCCAACTGGGCCTTCTCCAAGCCCGGCACCTACACGCTGAGGGTCAAGACGGACGCCAGGCTCGCCACCACCGGAAAGACCGTCAGCTCGCGCACCGTCACCTACACCTTCCAGATCAAGAACTGA